The following nucleotide sequence is from Pandoraea thiooxydans.
CGAACAACGGGTCTGGATCACCACGCCTTACTTCATCCCGGACGAGGCGGTTTTCTCGGCACTGCGCCTGGCGGTACTGCGCGGCGTCGACGTGCGCCTGTTGATTCCGAGCCGGCGCGATCACTACGTCGTGTTCGAGGCCACCACGCTCTACGCCTATGACGCGGTGCGCGCCGGCATCCAGGTCTACCAATACCAGCCCGGCTTCGTGCATCAAAAGGTCGTGCTGATCGACGACGCCGCCGCCGCGGTAGGCAGCGCCAACCTTGATAATCGCTCTTTCCGGCTCAATTTCGAGATCATGCTGTTGACCGTCGACGACGTCTTCGCCAAGGATGTCGAACACATGCTCGATACCGATTTCGCCCAGGCCAGGCCAATGACGCGCGACGCTTACTACCGTTTGCCTTTCTGGCGACGCATCGCGATGCACGTCGCGCGGCTGTTCGCCCCCATCCTGTAATTGCCCGCCCGCTAAAATACGGGTTTCACCGATTTTGACCGCATTGTGATTCGTTTCGAACGCCTTAGCCTGTCGCGTGGCACCAAGCCACTTTTCGATAACACCTCGGTGCTGATCAATCCCGGCGAGGCGGTCGGCCTGATCGGCGCCAACGGCGCCGGCAAAACCACGCTGTTCGCGCTGCTGCGCGGCGCGCTGCATGCGGATGGCGGCGAGGTGACGATGCCGCCGAGCTGGCGCATCGCGCACGTCATGCAGGAAACGCCGGCCGTCGAGCGCATTGCGCTGGACTATGTGCTCGATGGCGACACGGCGCTGCGCGCGGCCGAAGCCGCCATCGAAGCGGCTCAGCGCCAGCACGATGGCCACGCCGAGGCCGAGGCGCATGCCACCTTCGCCGATGTCGACGGCTATACCGCGCCGGCGCGAGCTGAAGCGCTGTTGCTGGGCCTGGGCTTCACGCTCGAGCAAACGCGCCAGGCGGTCGCCAGTTTTTCCGGCGGCTGGCGCATGCGGCTGAACCTCGCGCAAGCTTTGATGTGTCCGTCCGATCTGCTGCTGCTCGACGAGCCGACCAACCACCTCGATCTCGATGCGATCGTCTGGCTCGAAGACTGGCTGCGCCGCTACGCCGGCACGCTGATCGTGATCTCGCACGATCGGGAGTTTCTCGATGGCGTGTGCAATGTGACGCTGCACATCGAAAATCAGCAGATCAAGCGCTACGGCGGCAACTATAGCCAGTTCGAAGTACTGCGAGCTCAACAGATCGCGCTGCAGCAAAGCGCCTATGAGAAGCAGCAAAAAACCATTGCCCACCTGGAAAGCTTCATCAACCGCTTCAAGGCGAAGGCCACCAAGGCGCGGCAAGCGCAGAGCCGGGTCAAGGCGCTCGAGCGCATGGAGCTGATCGCGCCGGCTCACGTCACCTCGCCATTCACCTTTGAATTCCGCTCACCGGACGCCGCGCCCAACCCGATGCTGGTCCTCGAAGACGTGCGCTGCGGCTATCGTGCCGAGAACGACGGCGGTGCCTCCGCCATGGCGGAGAAAGTCATCCTGCCGGCGGTCACGCTGTCGGTGCAAAACGAGCAACGTATCGGCCTGCTGGGCGCCAACGGCCAGGGCAAATCGACCCTGATCAAAACGCTGGCCGGCACGCTCGCGCCATTGGCCGGCCGCGTCAAACACGGCAAAGGCCTGCAGATCGGTTACTTCGCGCAGCACCAGGTCGAAACGCTTCGCCACGACGACTCCCCGCTGCAACATATGGCGCGATTGGCGCCGGACACCCGCGAGCAGGAACTGCGCGATTTCCTCGGCGGTTTCAATTTCCGTGGCGACATGGCAAGCGCGCCGATCGCCCCATTCTCCGGTGGCGAGAAAGCCCGGCTGGCCCTGGCGCTGATCATCTGGCAAAAGCCGAATCTGCTGCTGCTCGACGAGCCGACCAACCACCTCGACCTGGAAACGCGCCATGCATTGACCATGGCGCTGGCGCAATTCGATGGCACCTTGATTCTCGTGTCGCACGATCGGCATTTGCTGCGCGCC
It contains:
- a CDS encoding ATP-binding cassette domain-containing protein: MIRFERLSLSRGTKPLFDNTSVLINPGEAVGLIGANGAGKTTLFALLRGALHADGGEVTMPPSWRIAHVMQETPAVERIALDYVLDGDTALRAAEAAIEAAQRQHDGHAEAEAHATFADVDGYTAPARAEALLLGLGFTLEQTRQAVASFSGGWRMRLNLAQALMCPSDLLLLDEPTNHLDLDAIVWLEDWLRRYAGTLIVISHDREFLDGVCNVTLHIENQQIKRYGGNYSQFEVLRAQQIALQQSAYEKQQKTIAHLESFINRFKAKATKARQAQSRVKALERMELIAPAHVTSPFTFEFRSPDAAPNPMLVLEDVRCGYRAENDGGASAMAEKVILPAVTLSVQNEQRIGLLGANGQGKSTLIKTLAGTLAPLAGRVKHGKGLQIGYFAQHQVETLRHDDSPLQHMARLAPDTREQELRDFLGGFNFRGDMASAPIAPFSGGEKARLALALIIWQKPNLLLLDEPTNHLDLETRHALTMALAQFDGTLILVSHDRHLLRATTDQFLLVAGGRVQPFDGDLDDYRDWLLQDAADKRSASRAAARPDAGAPADTGTNRKEQRRAEAEERQRLTQLRKPLQNKIAKLEKELAELEQEKQRLEAILADSATYTDTNKTLLTDSLKRQGELTARLAEVESAWLDAQEAIDRIA